From Sphingobium sp. RAC03, a single genomic window includes:
- the murJ gene encoding murein biosynthesis integral membrane protein MurJ has protein sequence MKLVRALGSVGGLTLVSRILALVRDSLAARYVGAGFASDAFNGVAFRLPNMFRALFAEGAFSAAFIPLFNKKAAGEGGLPAGYDFAQRALAVLLPVLILFTLALIAAAWPITWALSGGFSRQNPTPDQFAFAVTLSRITIPYLALISIASLLGGILNSLDKFWVNAAAPILLNVAMISGLWFFHGADEYETARVQAISVTVGGALQLLWLIWACRRAGVSLKLQRPRLDKDVRELLRLIVPAAAGAGAQQVNLLVSTALSGWLLASGSITYIYYADRLNQLPLGLIGIGLGTILLPTISRMLSKGEEDAAMETQNRGIELALFLTLPATIAFLTVAEPIVRGLFQYGRFTADDAMRCGWALSAFSIGLPAYVLVKVLTPGYYARGDTRTPVRYAMLSILINIVGNAALIPTLGHIGPPLATALASTVNVAMLYRTLVKRGHFAADAGLRRRLPRLALAALIMGGALIAGASLFDPWLSGAMVQRYIALAILVGAGVTLYGLACFVTGAYRLSDIKALMRRRGTTITQ, from the coding sequence ATGAAACTCGTCCGCGCCCTGGGATCGGTCGGCGGGCTGACGCTCGTCAGTCGCATCCTGGCGCTGGTGCGCGATTCCCTCGCCGCCCGCTATGTCGGCGCAGGGTTCGCGTCGGACGCCTTCAACGGCGTCGCCTTCCGCCTCCCCAATATGTTCCGCGCGCTCTTTGCCGAGGGTGCCTTTTCCGCCGCCTTCATCCCGCTGTTCAACAAGAAGGCGGCAGGCGAGGGCGGGCTGCCTGCGGGCTATGACTTTGCCCAGCGCGCGCTTGCCGTGCTGCTGCCGGTCCTCATCCTCTTCACCCTCGCGCTGATCGCCGCCGCCTGGCCGATCACCTGGGCGCTGTCCGGCGGCTTTTCGCGGCAGAATCCGACGCCGGATCAGTTCGCCTTCGCGGTCACCCTGTCGCGCATCACTATCCCTTATCTGGCGCTCATCTCCATCGCCTCGCTGCTGGGCGGCATCCTCAATTCGCTCGACAAATTCTGGGTCAATGCCGCTGCACCGATCCTGCTCAATGTCGCGATGATCAGCGGCCTGTGGTTCTTCCATGGCGCGGACGAATATGAAACCGCGCGGGTGCAGGCGATCTCGGTGACGGTGGGCGGCGCGCTGCAACTGCTCTGGCTGATCTGGGCCTGCCGCCGCGCGGGCGTCTCGCTCAAGCTCCAGCGCCCCCGCCTCGACAAGGATGTCCGCGAACTCCTCCGCCTCATCGTGCCCGCCGCGGCCGGGGCAGGGGCGCAGCAGGTCAATCTGCTCGTTTCCACCGCGCTGTCGGGCTGGCTGCTCGCCTCCGGATCGATCACCTATATCTATTATGCCGACCGACTGAACCAATTGCCGCTCGGCCTCATCGGCATCGGCCTTGGCACCATCCTGCTCCCCACCATCTCGCGGATGCTGTCAAAGGGCGAGGAGGACGCGGCGATGGAAACGCAGAATCGGGGCATCGAACTTGCTCTGTTCCTGACGCTGCCTGCCACCATCGCCTTCCTGACCGTCGCCGAACCGATCGTGCGCGGCCTGTTCCAATATGGCCGCTTCACCGCCGATGACGCGATGCGCTGCGGCTGGGCGCTGTCCGCCTTCTCGATCGGCCTGCCCGCCTATGTCCTCGTCAAGGTGCTGACGCCGGGCTATTATGCGCGCGGCGATACCCGGACGCCGGTGCGCTACGCCATGCTCTCGATCCTCATCAACATCGTCGGCAATGCCGCGCTTATCCCGACGCTGGGGCATATCGGGCCGCCTCTCGCCACCGCGCTCGCTTCCACCGTCAATGTGGCGATGCTGTATCGCACGCTGGTCAAGCGCGGGCATTTTGCCGCCGATGCGGGGCTGCGCCGTCGCCTGCCGCGGCTCGCGCTCGCCGCGCTCATCATGGGCGGCGCACTGATCGCGGGGGCCAGCCTGTTTGATCCCTGGCTCAGCGGAGCCATGGTCCAACGCTATATCGCGCTCGCCATACTTGTCGGCGCGGGCGTCACGCTCTACGGGCTGGCCTGCTTCGTCACCGGCGCTTACCGGCTGTCCGATATCAAGGCGCTGATGCGTCGGCGCGGCACGACCATAACGCAATAG
- the secB gene encoding protein-export chaperone SecB, whose translation MADEADTNPYINSQGNGADTAPQIALISQYVKDLSFENPNAPAVYQWPDQPQIDVQFNIGADRVGEEVMEISLKIDVKATAPQGTAFAVDLLYAAIFGMRNVPEEQIQPFMLAEAPRLIFPFARRVLADAIRDGGFPPLLLDPIDFGALYLQQAQALEQTAGEPAGHA comes from the coding sequence ATGGCCGACGAAGCCGACACCAACCCCTATATCAACAGCCAGGGCAACGGCGCCGACACCGCGCCGCAAATCGCGCTGATCAGCCAATATGTGAAGGACTTGTCCTTCGAAAATCCCAATGCGCCGGCCGTCTATCAGTGGCCCGACCAGCCGCAGATCGACGTCCAGTTCAACATCGGCGCAGACCGCGTCGGTGAAGAAGTGATGGAAATCTCGCTCAAGATCGACGTGAAAGCCACAGCGCCCCAGGGCACCGCCTTCGCCGTCGACCTGCTCTATGCCGCCATCTTCGGCATGCGCAACGTGCCCGAAGAGCAGATCCAGCCCTTCATGCTGGCAGAAGCGCCGCGCCTCATCTTCCCCTTCGCCCGCCGCGTGCTGGCAGACGCGATCCGCGACGGCGGCTTCCCGCCGCTGCTGCTCGACCCCATCGATTTCGGCGCGCTCTACCTGCAACAGGCCCAGGCGCTGGAACAGACCGCAGGCGAACCGGCCGGCCACGCCTGA
- a CDS encoding Tim44/TimA family putative adaptor protein: MYVIVILAMIAGFLALRLYSVLGKRTGHEQEPALRPAEDRAKVTVLQPRPMAEGSGDSVRLADGLIAPGAENGVRALIAADRSFDVPQFVDGAKSAYRMVLEAFWRGDRDELAWLCDEDVRASFEAAIAAREAEGHVLDNRLVRIEKAQIMEASVNGGVAQIALRFEADIAAVTRDQDGNVVAGSMTDAVGTNDIWTFTRDVRSADPNWKLSETDEA; the protein is encoded by the coding sequence GTGTATGTGATCGTCATCCTCGCCATGATAGCCGGTTTTCTGGCGCTCCGGCTCTATTCCGTGCTCGGCAAACGTACCGGGCATGAGCAGGAGCCTGCGCTCCGTCCCGCCGAAGACCGTGCCAAGGTGACGGTGCTGCAGCCCCGACCGATGGCCGAGGGTTCGGGCGATTCGGTGCGCCTGGCCGACGGGTTGATCGCGCCGGGGGCGGAAAATGGCGTGCGCGCCTTGATCGCCGCCGATCGCAGCTTCGATGTGCCGCAGTTCGTCGATGGAGCCAAAAGCGCCTATCGCATGGTGCTGGAGGCCTTTTGGCGCGGTGACCGGGACGAGCTGGCCTGGTTGTGCGACGAGGATGTGCGCGCTTCCTTTGAAGCTGCGATCGCCGCGCGCGAGGCCGAGGGCCATGTGCTCGACAACCGGCTGGTGCGGATCGAAAAGGCGCAGATCATGGAAGCCTCCGTCAATGGCGGCGTCGCGCAGATCGCGCTGCGCTTCGAAGCCGATATCGCCGCCGTCACGCGCGATCAGGACGGCAATGTCGTCGCCGGGTCGATGACCGATGCGGTCGGGACCAACGATATCTGGACCTTTACCCGCGACGTCCGCAGTGCCGATCCCAACTGGAAGCTCAGCGAAACCGACGAAGCGTGA
- a CDS encoding murein transglycosylase A, whose amino-acid sequence MMLRSRAGALGAALLLSACSGSMIPPSATGPAPSRPGSSGEVATRPTPATPRPTLPVEMPTDPALVPGTAAALGVTRGPEVGSLIPSGERSRLALQAFRISCPTLMRRTDASGLTRGSDWNNACAAASSWPDTSASEFFSRYFEAVQVGDGAAFVTGYYEPEIAGSRTRQPGYDVPIYRRPTDLIDVDLGQFSETLKGRTIRGKVAGTKFVPYDERKQIVSGALAGRGLELAYAADPVEFFFLQVQGSGRLNLPDGGVMRIGYDGQNGRDYTGIGKLMKDRGLIKAGSMQDIMQYLRANPVEGAGIMNENKSFVFFRELTGAGPIGALGVPVTAEGTVAADPKYVPLGAPVLLSLDRAEPNGMWIAQDTGGAIKGANRFDSFWGAGARARGIAGGMSARGSALILLPIGSVARLTRP is encoded by the coding sequence ATGATGCTGCGTTCTAGGGCGGGCGCGCTGGGCGCTGCACTGCTGCTGTCGGCCTGTTCGGGCAGCATGATCCCGCCGTCCGCGACTGGCCCTGCGCCGTCGCGGCCTGGGTCGTCCGGAGAAGTCGCCACCCGCCCTACCCCGGCAACGCCGCGCCCCACCCTTCCCGTCGAGATGCCAACCGACCCGGCGCTGGTGCCGGGCACCGCCGCCGCCTTGGGCGTGACGCGCGGGCCGGAGGTTGGTAGCCTGATCCCGTCGGGCGAGCGTTCGCGGCTGGCGTTGCAGGCGTTTCGCATTTCCTGCCCTACGCTGATGCGGCGCACCGATGCGAGCGGACTGACCAGGGGGTCGGACTGGAACAATGCCTGCGCGGCGGCATCTAGCTGGCCGGACACCAGCGCCAGCGAATTTTTCTCCCGCTATTTCGAAGCGGTGCAGGTGGGCGATGGCGCAGCCTTCGTCACCGGCTATTATGAGCCGGAAATCGCCGGGTCGCGCACGCGCCAGCCGGGCTATGACGTGCCCATCTATCGCCGCCCAACCGACCTGATCGACGTCGATCTGGGCCAGTTCAGCGAGACCCTCAAAGGCCGCACGATCCGGGGCAAGGTCGCGGGCACCAAGTTCGTGCCTTATGACGAGCGCAAGCAGATCGTCAGCGGCGCGCTGGCCGGACGCGGGCTGGAACTGGCCTATGCGGCCGATCCGGTCGAATTCTTCTTCCTGCAGGTACAGGGCAGCGGGCGGCTGAACCTGCCCGACGGCGGCGTCATGCGCATCGGTTATGATGGGCAAAATGGCCGCGATTATACCGGCATCGGCAAGCTGATGAAGGATCGCGGGCTGATCAAGGCCGGGTCGATGCAGGACATCATGCAATATTTGCGCGCCAACCCGGTCGAGGGTGCGGGAATCATGAACGAGAATAAGAGCTTCGTCTTTTTCCGCGAACTGACCGGCGCGGGGCCGATCGGCGCGCTGGGCGTGCCGGTGACGGCCGAAGGGACGGTCGCTGCCGATCCCAAATATGTGCCGCTGGGCGCGCCGGTGCTGCTCTCGCTCGACCGGGCCGAACCCAATGGCATGTGGATCGCGCAGGATACGGGCGGCGCGATCAAGGGGGCCAATCGCTTCGACAGTTTCTGGGGTGCAGGAGCGCGGGCGCGCGGCATTGCAGGGGGTATGTCGGCGCGGGGCAGTGCGCTCATTCTGCTGCCGATCGGGTCGGTCGCCCGCCTCACCCGACCCTGA